GAATGGGTGACCGCGGATGGTCCAATCCCATTCGTGCTGAGCGGGTGGCGGGTCATTGCCGGGGACGAACCCTACAAAGGCCAGCTCGTCAACGGCGAGCAGGTCGTCACAGCGGATTTGCTCGGGCAATCCTGGTCGAATATCATCCGCGAAAAAGATGATTAGAAAATTCAGCAATCAAAAAAAATCTCATACAGATCTCGGAATACGAATCAGACTGGGAATATTAACTGCAATATTTGCATTTTCCTGTAACGCGCCCGTCAACAATCCGGCCGTCAGTGTAGAAGAAACAGGACAGACACCTCTTCCCGATTCCCAGTCAACCCCCTTGCCATCACGCCCTTCCTTTTCACCGGGTCAACTTGTGGATTACACCGCCCAGAGTGGCGATACCCTGCCGGCGCTCGCATCCCGCTTCAATACCAATGTGGATGAGATCCTCGAAGCCAATCCTTTCGTCCCGCGCGATGCCACCACCCTGCCCCAAGGCATGCCGATGAAGATCCCGATCTATTACCGCGCCTTGTGGGGAAGCCCGTTTCAAATCATTCCCGATCATGCCTTTGTCAACAGCCCCACTGCCAGCGGATTCAACACAGCCGCCTTTGTGGCGTCTCAACCCGGGTGGCTGAACAACTTCCGGGCGTACGTGGGAGGCGAGACAAGGTCCGGGGCTGAACTGGTCGATTATGTCGCGATCAACTACAGCATCAATCCGAAACTCCTGCTCGCGATCCTTGAGTACCAAGGCGGGGCGCTTTCCCTGCCCGAGCCGCCTGTCCGCAGAAGACTGCTTGGGCTGGAAAGGCAGTTTTGGGAATCACACTATTTGCAATTGGTGCTTGCGGCAAACACATTGAACAATGGATACTATGGCTGGCGCGCCGGTTCCCTGATCGAATTCGAAGATGCATCTGGAAATCTGATCC
This portion of the Anaerolineales bacterium genome encodes:
- a CDS encoding LysM peptidoglycan-binding domain-containing protein, whose protein sequence is MIRKFSNQKKSHTDLGIRIRLGILTAIFAFSCNAPVNNPAVSVEETGQTPLPDSQSTPLPSRPSFSPGQLVDYTAQSGDTLPALASRFNTNVDEILEANPFVPRDATTLPQGMPMKIPIYYRALWGSPFQIIPDHAFVNSPTASGFNTAAFVASQPGWLNNFRAYVGGETRSGAELVDYVAINYSINPKLLLAILEYQGGALSLPEPPVRRRLLGLERQFWESHYLQLVLAANTLNNGYYGWRAGSLIEFEDASGNLIRPDPWQNAASAALQYYFSRMYNGSEYNDAISPDGLYKTYTDYFGSPWEDSFELIPGSLRQPDLSLPFPDSQTWNYTGGPHTGWGTGEPFSALDFAPPSEKSGCIPAKIENFATAVADGLVVRSRVDGVALDLDKDGDERTGWVIFYLHLATKERVSLGTELKTGDKIGYPSCEGGRSTGTHVHVARKFNGEWILADSVIPFTMSGWIPHRGIRAYEGTLTKGGLTVTACECGDVYTAVNGNYP